In Electrophorus electricus isolate fEleEle1 chromosome 6, fEleEle1.pri, whole genome shotgun sequence, a single genomic region encodes these proteins:
- the LOC113582824 gene encoding UDP-glucuronosyltransferase 2C1-like, which produces MTACGRAALSVLFLLTVTQAPLGVTAGKILVWPAEFSYWLNIKVIIDELIIRGHSVTVVTHSATPSVKTTESLGYNVEVIQVPYTKQDMINIMYRFRSYWTYDLPNENMIQASLKLKQMFDVTTEHKRILCQKLFARGDLLEKWRKEQFDVLLTDPMTMCGELLAQKLNLPFIISLIFTFGNAMERLCGQLPTPPSYVPVAGLGYTDHMSFLQRVKSVLFIFTQDFLFSFVAKSKWDSIYTDIMGKPTTLCETIGKADIWLIKTYWDFDYPRPSLPNFKFVGGLHCKPAKPLPKELEEFVQSSGDDGIVVFSLGSILKNLTKERANTIASALGQIPQKVLWRYSGEKPDTLFPNTRLYDWIPQNDLLGHPKTKAFITHGGNNGLYEAIFHGVPMVGLPLFIDQPDNMNHMRTKGAAVMLDFNRMESKDLRDALTDVINNPSYKENIMRLSRIHHDQPMKPLDQAVFWIEFVMRNKGAKHLRVEAHNLTWYQYHCLDVAAFLLSITALAMFIFVKTCSWLFCKCLRRTTTKKKRE; this is translated from the exons ATGACTGCATGTGGGAGAGCTGCCCTCagtgttctgttcctgctcaCTGTGACTCAGGCTCCACTGGGTGTGACAGCAGGGAAGATCCTCGTCTGGCCAGCAGAATTCAGCTACTGGCTCAACATCAAAGTCATAATAGATGAACTAATAATCAGAGGACACAGTGTGACTGTCGTTACCCACAGTGCTACACCATCTGTAAAGACAACTGAATCTCTGGGCTACAATGTGGAGGTAATACAGGTGCCTTACACGAAGCAGGATATGATCAATATCATGTACAGATTTAGAAGCTACTGGACATACGACCTGCCAAATGAAAATATGATCCAGGCATCCCTGAAGCTCAAGCAAATGTTTGATGTGACCACAGAACATAAAAGGATACTCTGCCAGAAGCTCTTTGCACGTGGAGACCTGCTGGAGAAGTGGCGTAAGGAACAGTTTGATGTTCTTCTGACAGACCCCATGACCATGTGTGGTGAACTGCTGGCACAGAAGCTGAACCTGCCATTTATCATCAGTCTGATTTTCACATTTGGAAATGCTATGGAGCGACTTTGTGGACAGCTGCCAACACCACCCTCCTATGTGCCAGTGGCTGGCCTTGGATACACAGATCACATGAGTTTCCTCCAGAGAGTGAAGAGCGTATTATTTATCTTCACTCAAGACTTTCTGTTTAGTTTTGTGGCTAAATCAAAGTGGGATTCTATATATACTGACATCATGG GCAAACCCACAACCCTGTGTGAGACAATAGGAAAGGCAGACATCTGGCTGATCAAAACCTATTGGGACTTTGATTATCCGCGACCATCCTTGCCAAACTTCAAGTTTGTGGGTGGACTGCACTGCAAGCCTGCAAAGCCCCTGCCTAAA GAGCTGGAAGAGTTTGTGCAGAGCTCAGGGGATGATGGCATTGTGGTGTTTTCATTGGGATCCATTTTAAAGAACCTCACCAAAGAGAGAGCCAACACCATCGCCTCAGCACTCGGGCAGATCCCTCAAAAG GTCTTGTGGAGGTATTCGGGAGAGAAACCTGATACACTCTTTCCCAATACAAGACTGTATGACTGGATTCCACAGAATGACTTACTAG GACATCCTAAAACCAAGGCCTTCATCACCCATGGTGGCAATAATGGGCTGTATGAAGCTATTTTTCATGGCGTCCCAATGGTGGGACTTCCATTGTTTATTGATCAGCCAGATAACATGAACCACATGAGAACAAAGGGGGCAGCTGTAATGCTTGACTTCAACAGAATGGAGTCCAAAGACCTGAGGGATGCACTCACTGATGTTATAAATAATCCCTC GTACAAAGAGAACATAATGAGACTCTCCCGTATCCACCATGACCAGCCTATGAAGCCTCTGGACCAGGCTGTCTTCTGGATCGAGTTTGTGATGCGGAACAAGGGGGCCAAGCACCTGAGAGTAGAAGCCCATAACCTCACCTGGTACCAGTACCACTGCTTGGATGTGGCTGCCTTTTTACTCTCCATAACTGCACTGGCCATGTTCATCTTTGTAAAAACATGCAGTTGGCTCTTCTGTAAATGTTTAAGAAGA